The following coding sequences are from one Nicotiana tomentosiformis chromosome 3, ASM39032v3, whole genome shotgun sequence window:
- the LOC104098429 gene encoding small ribosomal subunit protein eS7-like yields MYTSRQKIHKDKDAEPSEFEESVAQALFDLENTNQELKSELKDLYINSAAQIDVSGNRKAVVIHVPYRLRKAFRKVHVRLVRELEKKFSGKDVIFIATRRIVRPPKRGSAAQRPRSRTLTSVHDAILEDLVVPAEIVGKRTRYRIDGSKIMKVFLDPKERNNTEYKLETFSAVYRKLSGKDVVFEYPITEA; encoded by the exons ATGTACACGTCAAGGCAAAAGATTCACAAAGACAAAGATGCTGAACCTTCTGAATTTGAGGAGTCCGTTGCACAG GCTTTGTTTGACTTGGAAAACACCAACCAAGAGCTGAAAAGTGAATTGAAGGATCTATACATCAATTCAGCAGC TCAAATTGATGTATCAGGAAATAGGAAAGCTGTTGTCATTCACGTGCCATATAGACTGAGAAAAGCTTTCCGCAAGGTCCATGTCCGTCTTGTTAGGGAGCTGGAGAAGAAATTCAGTGGAAAG GATGTAATCTTCATTGCCACCAGGAGGATAGTGAGGCCCCCTAAGAGAGGCTCTGCTGCCCAGAGGCCCCGCAGCAGGACTCTTACTTCTGTTCACGATGCTATATTGGAGGACTTGGTTGTACCAGCTGAGATTGTTGGGAAGCGAACTAGATATCGCATTGATGGATCCAAGATAATGAAG GTCTTCTTGGATCCCAAGGAGCGCAACAACACCGAGTACAAGCTGGAGACCTTTTCTGCAGTTTACAGGAAGCTTTCGGGCAAAGATGTTGTTTTCGAGTACCCCATCACGGAGGCTTAA